The Ziziphus jujuba cultivar Dongzao chromosome 1, ASM3175591v1 genome segment TTGCTGAATATTTATCAGCCTTCACCTGCTCAGTCCAGTAAAATGTCAGCAATGTAAACAAtaatttcccttttctttttgtaatttgTTACCGAAAAAGAAGACCCAATTCAGCCCTCGTTTCGTTTTGAATTgcataagaaaaatacatattacAATTTGCATTACATTATATTCTTGATATACATAAATAATGATTAGCTAATATAGGAATATGAGTTATATATACCTCAGCAAGATCCTCAGCTAGGGATTGTAGCTGACCAGTGAGAGAAGTGACCTGCCTTTGAAGTGTTGGGATCAACTGTTTAGCTTGCTTCAGCTCTGAGCTCTGCTTCTCCAATACATCTTGAAGCTCAGGATTCATAACATCAGGGAATAATACTGCATTCTTCAATGCCTTGATTTCCTCCCTTTGCTTCAAGCACAAATCCTTCAATTTCTCCACCTATACTTTCCAATCAACAAATCGGTCCATTGAGAAACGAATTctccataatttttttgttttctttccttttattctTCTTATATTTTCACAATATGGTTTTAGACACACCTCAGGGAATTTAATTTGAACTTTCCATGGAAGTGTAAAAGTCTTGCATTTATTATGAACTTGTACTAAATGAATACTAGAATGCAGAATGTTTTAACTATTCAAAATTGAAACTTgagctttaaaaataaaaaaaaaatcccagaaAAGAAAGTGACAGAGAAATTGGAGAGTGATTTTACTGACCTCTCTGTTCTTGTCCTCAAGCATCAACTTGAGGTCAGCGATCTCCAATTCCTGTTCCTTAGTCTGACTCAAAAGCTCCCTCTCACTCCTCAAAACCATAGCCAGTGTCCTCGTGTTCCCTTTCACCTCTGTCAAAGCCTTCAGTTCCTTCTTCCCCTTCTCCTTCTCCGACGACGGCGTTCCTTTCCCGAACAGTTTTCTATGCAAAGTTCCGAAATTGTTCCCCTTCCTCGCAGTCTTCTTCAAGTCCTCGGCGATTAAATCGGACGGAATGACCAAACCGGCCCGATGATGAtccactttggtttttgaaGACATAGTAGACCTCTTCTCCATGAACTTCTTGACCATGGTGGTGAAGTTGGGATCGGATGGCTTGGATTTGGGCTTGGAGAGATCGGAGGGCTTGGATTTGACGAGGGCACCGGAGGAGGAGGAAGTGTGGCCGGAGGAGATATTGGATTTGAGCTTGAACTCCAAAGAAGAAGATGGGTCGGAGAAGTGAGAGGATGTTGAGGAGCGAGAATCGTAGGAACTGTAGCGCGACGACGGCTTCATAACTGAGGCCATTGCTTCTTGAAAacccaataataaataaataaataataataacaataaaaatgttttttttttttttttggttaggaaATTGAGGTTTCTAGGGTTTTGTTTggagcaagaagaagaagaagaagaaaaagaagcagaAAGCCTGAGGTGATAAAACAGCTCTGAGTTTCtgattgtttgttttttgggataaaaaagTTTCAGTTTTTTGAGTTCGTAAAGTGAATGGGTGATTTGAGGGACACGTGGCACTGTCTTCTGCTGTGTTGGCGCTCTGTCTGAATTCAAATTTTCGCGTAATGCGCGCCTGCTGGGGTATGTTTTGATGGACCTAAATTTACTAATTGGCCCTTCAATTATTGTTCTAATTACGTCAAATGCCAGCAATGCGGCACGGAAAAACATTAATTCCCTAGGGAGGCAGAGGCTCTTTCCATTCTAAGAATTAAGCTTAAAACCAATAATAACCATCTTGCTAAAAGGCAAAAATGGATACGAGTCAATCTTTCCATAAGTAAGACTGCTGTGATTTATTATTGATGTAGATTATCTGATTGTAAATTGAGCTGAattaaagcctttttttttttttttaaataattattttggtgTAATGAATTAAAGCCTAATTGGATGCATAGGATTATTGTCGAAACTTCTCTTAATTAGAATCCAAGGTTTAGGTGTTGGCTCTCATGGGTTTCCACACTTATTAATCAAATACCTGATCGAACTTAGGACAtaattgtgtttttttctttggtaataaAATGTATAAGAGAGttagtatattatattttaggttcaaagagttaaaaaagaggcagaaaaaataaaacacaaacatGTTATTGCTTAGAATCTGAATAATGTTGGGCGATGAAGTTGCGTTTAGCATTAGCACAGCACAACACAATGGATtattcacacacacatacaGTTATGCACAAGGGTTTTattcaccccccaaaaaaagaaaaaaaaaaaaaactatgcaaAATGGTTTAGGGTGTTAATGTCCAAAATTTAGTTCTAAGTTGCAGCCGCAAATTAAGAATACAATAACTTACTTATAGTCCAAGTTTTTGTTTGATCTTCTATTAAATTGAACTTTGTTGTATTTATATGGCTGTTCTTTGCATTGCCGTaataatatttctattaataaatattgtttcaatttcaaaatgacAGAATTTTGGAAGAGTACTTCGGAggataaaacataaattttttattttaatagtttatatAGTTGAATCAACTTTACTATACTATAGCTTGGGACATCATAATCGTCAAACTTTCCTatactttttaatattcttgtcaacaagtaaaaaataataaaaaacgaTTTATTCATTAAATCACAAATTCACACGGCTCGCGTGCAAATTAGTATGGAGTTACTGTTTGGTATAAGAGTAAAGtccttaatttaattaaattaagaatGTTTATATGATAAAAACTTAACTATTAGAtgaaataatgattaatatttttttaacaatgaaataattattaaattaaattcaaatattaaatcctagataggatataacaatattaatcattctttatttattaaagtTAAAACATCCATAACTAGAGAATTATTAaggtatatattataataatttttttctatttatttttatttttatttttttatgatgtaaAAGATTATGAATAAAATTTGTCTTTGAGAGTTTTCTTCCAAGTACTGTTCAGAAATAAAAATAGACACGGaataagtaaaaacaaaaacaaaaaattttcattggTGGCTCCATAGAAAGCAGCGCTCTAGCTAGTTGCTATCACATTACATTATTACTGAtccatttcaattttctttatcacacacaaacatatatatatatatatatatatatatatatagagagagagagagagagagagagagagagagagagagagagagagagagagagagagagagtgtgtgtgtgtgtgtgtgatagtTATGAAATCTATCTTCCAGCTTATAGTGAACATCTGTGTGCTTTTCGAGAAAAATTTCAGTGCATCATGGTACAGCTTATCTGGTACCATTTCTAATGTATTGCTTAtacgtattaaaaaaaaatctactattattatttatatattttttttctatatttaatattttaatatttaatattttaaatgataatgaAAATCACTAGTGAAATTCATTTTTAATACGTATAAGCAATACATTGGAAGTGATACCAGATGAGCTGATACCACCGATGCACGTGCTTTTCTGGTCCGTATTCACGATAGTTGAGGAGTAAAAGGGGTGCGATCAAATACAAATTGTTTTTCCTTGCAGAAACAGATCCAAATACTTCAGTCATGTCCAGGTCCTCTGGTTTTATCCCATTAGGGAGTTGCCAGTTGAAGTGGTAGAGTAGATTAGCAAGAGGAAGGTCAACATTTGCCATCCCAAATGCTATCCCAGGACACATTCTTCTTCCTGCTCCAAAAGGAATAAATTCATAGTACGTCCCCTTATAATCAATGGAGCTTCCATCAAATCTTTCCGGTTTGAAGTTCTCAGCATCATCCCAATACTCTGGATCTCTTCCAATCGCCCATGCATTCACGATGACTCTTGTTTTTAATGGGATTTCATAGCCATTAATTTTGCAAGCCTCCCTGCATTCTCTAGAAGTAACAATGGAACAGGAGGATGTAGCCTTAGAGTTTCTTTGATCACCAACTTCAAGTAGCTCAATCTCTGAATATCTTTCTCATGGAGTAGTCCTTTATTTCCATGGCAGAGTTTTCTTACCTCAGCTTGTGCTGTCTCTATCACTTTGGGGTTTTTCATCATTTCTGACATTGCCCACACAACAGTCGCTGATGAAGTATCAGTTCCAGCACCGAAAACGTcctgcacatatatatatttacaattgtTTTGAGGTTTGtcaataaaattaacatatagGTTTGTGCAAGTGAGCTAGATTTAGAGCATGTATGCAGAAAATAGATACAAACCAAAATCACGGCTTTCAGGTTGTCTGTTGTCATTGGAAATTCAAGGCTTCCACTTTGCTGTAGTCGTAGCAGAATATCAACCAGATCTTCCTCCCGCGGCAGACTTTTATCCTCACCATTTTTTTCTGTCATCTGCTTCTGTTTGTGTTCATGGATGATATTCTCCAGAATCTGATCGACCTTGCGGAAAACCTTCTTTAGCTTATTAGTTGTACTCCACCTTATCATTCGAAGAAATTTATATGAAGGAAACAAGTCAGCCAAATCAAATCCCCCACCTAATGTTCTTCCTTCCTCTAACAATGATACAAATTCACCTTGGTCTTGGCGTTTGTTACCAAATGCTGCTCTGCATGTTATGGAACTGGTTAAGGAGGAAATCTTTCCAGCAAAATCGATTGGTCCTGCAGAATTGCGAATAGATTGAATAAGATTCCAAACCTCGTCTTCTCGAATAGAAGAGAAAGATTGGACCCTCTTAATGCTTAGGAGCTCTATAACGCAAAATTTTCTCATCTGCCTCCAGTAATCTCCATGTGGAGCAAAGGCAATATCTGAGCCTCCATAAGTGATGACTTCAGTGGCAATAAGTTGAGGCCTATGTGCGAAGCATAGGTCATGGGTTTTCATGATCTCTATGGCCATCCTTGGGGATGATATAATGACTTGAGACACTTGGCCTAATTTTAGGTGCATGAAAGGTCCGTGTTTCTTTGCTAGTTCTCGAAGAGCAAGGTGAGGTAGTGAGCCTACCAGGTTGTGTAAATTCCCTATAACAGGTAACTTCCATGGACCCGGAGGAAGTTTAGTGGAAGACCTGCTTTGTTTTAGCAACCAAAACAAGGAGAAGATGAGGAAAATGGTGAGGGATAATGAATATTGGAGCTCCATAGATAGGTAGGCTACTATAAGGAAAAACAAAACTCTTTTAAGTTGGTGTTTCTGACCAAGGTTTTTGGCACGTATATAAATGCTGTTATGGAGGAATATTATAGTTTAAATTACGAGACTATTAtcacatttataataattaatacaataaatACATGAAATATAGTTGGATAGATgtagaatcattattaattctGGGAGCACTGATTAAAATTCAAACCAGTCTATCCAACGCCAGCAATTGGCCTCAAATGTCAATCTAAACAATGTTGTGGCACGGTTTCATTGATAGTCAGTGCCTGTTTTTTTGGAGTCAACAAAAGATCTAGAAGACGTTCCTTTGAAGTTTAAATATTATCTGATTATTTTTACTTGAAATTTGATTTATCAATTATAAATGACGAAAAGCTACTCCGTcgtggaagaagaagaattaaaGAAACCGGCACCAACCTCCACGTGGCGTTTGAGGTGACGATTTTTTATGTGGCGAAGTAGATTAATTTATACATGAGTCAAAACACAATCTCCTAGTGATTGACATATCTGATACTTGGCCCACATTCTTCAGCCATATATatctcaatatatattattactttaATCAACAAAAAACTGTGAAATATATGAATCCATTCACTACcacacaaattgaaaaaaaatggtttaGTTCTTTCAGCAATTGTTATATTTCTTACTtccagcagcaaaaaaaagtgcccccccaaaaaaaaaaagaaaaaaagaaaaaatcttaaAACATCTTAGTCAGTTTAAATTTTGCTGGGTTTGATCTTGCacaggtttttttattttgttttcaaattaaattggGCTGCAATTGAACAACGAGGACGTTGATGTAGTTGTATATGTAACATGACTAGAAAAGATTAAAAGGGGGTTGGCCATCAAATACAAATTGTTTTTCCTTCCAACATTTGCTCCAAAAGCTTCATTCATATCCACATTCTCTGGTTTCATCCCACTGGACAGTTGCCAGTTGAAGTGGTAGTGTAGATTAGCAAGAGGAAGCTCAACATTGCCCATACCAAATGCAATTCCAGGACATATCCTTCTCCCTGCCCCAAAAGGAATATACTCAAAGTCTGTCCCCTTATAATCAATGGAGCTTCCATCCAACCTTTCTGGTATGAAGCTCGCTGCATCATCCCAATACTTTGCATCTCTTCCAATTGCCCATCCATTTACATTGACTTTGGTTTTGAGTGGGATTTCGTAACCATCAATTTTGCAAGCCTCTCTGCATTCTCTAGGGAGCAACAATGGAGCTGGAGGGTACAGCCTTGGAGTTTCTTTGATCACACATTTCAAATATCTTAGTTTCTGAATATCTTTCTCAAAGGATTAgtagtgttttttttcttctttggctGCAGAGTTTTCTTACCTCAGCTCGTGCTTTCTCCATCACTTGTGGGTTTCTCATCATTTCTGCCATTGCCCACTCCATTGTTATTGATGATGTATCAGTTCCAGCATTAAAAATGTCctgcatatataatttttattaatcagaaacacacacacacacacacaaattagATTATTTATAGCATAGCAGAAATTCATAGGAACCCAAATCACTGCTTTTATATTGTTGGTTGTGATAGGAACTTGAAGGCTGCCACTTTGTTAAAGTTGGAGCAGAACATCTAGAAGATTTTCCTCTCCATCATCTTTTGCCATGATCGTCTACTTCTATTTGTGTTCAAGGATGATGTATTCCAGAATCTGGTTGGCCTTGGAGTGGATCTTCTCTAGTTTAGCTCTCATCCGGCTTGTCACTTGAAGAAATTTGTTTGACGGAAACAAATTTGCCAGATTGAAGCCTCCTGACAATGCTattccttccttggccaatgaTATAAATGCTTCTAAGTCTTGGCCTTTGTTACCGAATGCTGTTCTACATGTAATTGAACTTGTCAAGGAGAAAAGCTTTCCAGTCAAATTGATTAGCCCTGTTGCAGATGATCGAATTGCCTCGATAAGGTTCAAAACTTCATCTTCTTGGCTAGAAGAGAAAAATTGGACCTTCCTGATGCTTAGGAGCTCTGAAATGTAAACTTTTCGAATTTGCCTCCAGAATTCACCAAATGGAGAAAAGGCAATGCTTATTGTAGgatttttaatacaaaaaatacagcaaaacgaaaaggaaagaaaaaaggagcTTTAACTGGTGTAAAAACTTATATGCATTCATTTATGGACAAAACATATAAACGCAAGCTTATAGAAACAgtaaaccacctaattttcacctaACATTGCAGTAATCATACTGCCAAAAGACAAGCCATtctttggctacctaatacaacaatatttttaacaaaaagctGAATGTAAAACAACCAAACATCAAAAAGCAACTAATGACAGTAACAAAAGTGTCATTACACTAACATTCCTCCTTGGCACTTTTGGCTGGAAACACTAAGATCATTTCTTAATGTTTGAAACTTGTTTCTTGGCAAagattttgttaaaatatcaGCAAGCTGGACCTTAGACCTGTAATGAACCAGCTTTACTTCACCATTTCTTTTAGCTTCCTTTACAGCATGATATTTGACTGGAATATGCTTTGTTCTTCGATGTTAACCTGGATTTTTTGCAATGGAAATTGTAAACTTGTTGTCACAGTATATAATGGTAGCTTCTTCTTGCTTTTCCATCAAATCCGCAAACAACTTCCTTAGCTATAAAGCTTGATTCGAAGCAGCTGCAGCAGTAATGTATTCACCTTCAGTTGTGGAATGAGCaactaaattttgtttttgtgaactccatgaaaatggacctgaaacaaaaaaaaaaaaaaaaaagtatcctgACATACTTTTTGGTTCTTCCATGctaccagcccaatcactatcaacaTAGCCTATCAACTTGCCTTCTTTTAGCTTCAAAAACTAAACACCATAGTCTATAGTACCTTTAATGTACTTTAGCACTCTTTTAGCTATAGAATAGTGAATATGTGATGGAGTATGCATAAATCTATAAAGAAAACTAACAGAAAACATAATGTTGGGTCTGGATGCACATAAATACAGCAAACTCCCAATAAGGTTTCTATAATCCGAATCTTCAATCTTGGTAGCACCATCTTCGAATTCAAATTTCTGATTGTAAACTATTGG includes the following:
- the LOC107415489 gene encoding uncharacterized protein LOC107415489 is translated as MASVMKPSSRYSSYDSRSSTSSHFSDPSSSLEFKLKSNISSGHTSSSSGALVKSKPSDLSKPKSKPSDPNFTTMVKKFMEKRSTMSSKTKVDHHRAGLVIPSDLIAEDLKKTARKGNNFGTLHRKLFGKGTPSSEKEKGKKELKALTEVKGNTRTLAMVLRSERELLSQTKEQELEIADLKLMLEDKNREVEKLKDLCLKQREEIKALKNAVLFPDVMNPELQDVLEKQSSELKQAKQLIPTLQRQVTSLTGQLQSLAEDLAEVKADKYSARARFQHHDSSPRTPTYNREGASDSLEYSSGDPTSPRSPDDMFLKDLNPCLTPYFAKRRSKEFHAMGYADSPDDKNLSEIEMEFGFNSSRKLSKSSDCCQHPKTETTMPRAARRSDETKCIYGKQMHHKLY